The following nucleotide sequence is from Gammaproteobacteria bacterium.
AGCTTCGCAAGCGTTTCCGCGTCCAGCGGCACCGCCGCACGGACCTCGGCGATCGCCTTCTTGCGTTCCGCAGCGGCGCGCGCCACAAAGGCGTCGGCAACCGCCGGAAGGTCGCGTGCCCGACCCAGGCCGGCCACGAACCGTACAAATGCCGCGGTCAGGTTCGTTGCCTTGCGTTCCAGCAGATCGGCGAGAATCGCTTCCTTCCGCTCGGTGGGCAACCGCGGATCTGCCAGTGCATCGGCAAGTTCCGCGGAACCTTCGATTGCTCGAGCAACCGTGAACAGCTCATCCTCCACGGTCGTGAGCTGCCCTTCGGCACTGGCGATGGCGAAGATGGCGTCCGCGTATCCCACGATGCGCTCATCCATCGTCTAGCCCATCCGTTCGAGTTCTTCGAGGTAGCGGCCGATCAGGACCTCTTGCGCTTCGCGGTCCAGGCTGCCCTGCACGACCCGCTCAGCGAGGTCGATCGAGAGGTTGGCAACTTCCTGACGGACCTCGGCGAGTGCTCGCTCACGCTCGGCGGCAACTTCGCTTCTGGCCTTCGCGACGGTTTCCTCCGCCTCGGCCTGAGCTTTGGCGAGCAATTCGGAGCGCATCGCCTCAGCCGTCTGCCGGGCTTCCTCAATGATCCGATTGGACTCTTCTTTGGCGTTTGCCAGTTGTTCGCGATAGTCGTCCAGGAGTCCCTGGGCTTCCAGCTTGGCCTCTTCGGCCTCCCGCATGCCGCCGACGACAGCCTGCTGGCGTGCTTCGAGCGTTCGGTTGAGTGCTGGTCCCGCAAATTTCCAGAGCATGAACACCAGAACCGCGAAGCTCACGATTCCCCAGATCAGCTCGTGGATCTCCGGGAGGATCAAGAACAGGCCCGATCGCTCCTCGGCCGCGAGAACCAGTAGTGGCGCCGCGGCGAACATCAGACCTGCCCGAACAGGATGAAGAAGAGAAGGAGACCGAAGAGGGCGAGCGCCTCGGTGAAGGCGATACCCAGGAACATGGTCGTACGGACCTGCCCCGCCATCTCCGGCTGCCGGACCATCGCCTGCACGGCGTTGCCGACCACGATGCCGATACCGATGCCGGGACCGATGGCGGCGAGGCCGTAGGCCAGACCTGCCCCGAGAAGTGCTGCAGCTTGCTGTTCCAATGTAGTTCTCCTCTCAATGCTCCACGTGAATGGAGCTCTCGATGTAGACGGCGGTGAGCAGTGTGAAAATGAACGCCTGCAGGATTCCGACGAAGACCTCGAACCCGGTGATCACGATGGCAAACGCGAACGGAATCGGCCACGCGATCAACTTCGGACCGAACACGAAGTAGCTGGCCGTGGTGACGAAAAACACCGCCAGCATGATGTGGCCGGCGATCATGTTGGCAAAGAGCCGGACCGCCAGGCTGACCGGGCGGATGAAGAACGTCGAGATCAGCTCGATCGGGATGATCAACAGCAGCAACGGCTTGGGCACGCCAGGGGGGATGAGCGTGTGGACAATGTACATGATGCCGTGCTTCTTGAGCCCAACGAAGACGAACACGAACCACACGAAGATGGCGAGAAAGGCGGGGATGGCCATCCGGGACGTGACTGGGAAATTGATCAGCGGCGTGACCTCGAGAAGGTTCAAGAAGAGGAGCCAGAAGAACATCGGAATCAGCAGCCACTCGTACTTGACCGACTCCGGGCCGATGACGTCTCGCCCGATGTCCTTGCGGACGAAATCGACCATCGATTCGACAACCACCTGAAACTTCGTCGGGACGATCCGTGGCTTACGGAACGGAATATAGAGAAAAAGGAACGTCGCCAGGGTCGCGAGGAACATCAACAGCACGACGCGGTTGATCCCCCACGGCAACACGGCCGGCCAGTCGAACAACTCGTTGATGTCCGTGGGCACTTCCACGATCTGCGCCAGTACAACCGGAATCACCTGACAGCCTCCTTCCGGGCCTGCATCACGAGCAGCCCAATGTACGTAACTCCGAGACCCAGGAAGAGTCCGGTGCGATCTACTCCGAGAAACCTGAGCGCAACCCACACGAGTGCGGTCAACAGCACGAGCCGGACTACGAAACCTCCGAGCGCTGCCGCTCCAAGAGCGTTTGGAGAGCGCCGTCCGGCCCACGAGAGCGCCCTGCCGGAAAGTAGAAAGATGGTTGCGACGATGGCGGCGCCGACGAGTGCCGCGAGCCCTGCGGGAACACCCCCGATTGCCAGAGCAACGGCCGCAACGAGGGGGCCGAGCCACAGTGTCCTCCGGGCCATCTCGGAGCCCATCCTGGCTTCAACGTCCACGACGTTCCATCTCTCTCGCGTACAACAACATCCAGTAGAAACCAAGCGCAAATCCCGCGACGGTTCCAAGAGCAACGAACCACGGCCACGTACCCAACCAATGATCGAGCAGCCAGCCGAGTGCACCTCCCGAAACCGCCGACGCGAAGAACCTGCTCGAGATATCGGCTGCCTCGGCGATCCCCTTGCCCGCGCTGTAGTTCGGCGGCATCGTTATCGATCCCCGGTCGGTTTGCAAATCAGCCGGATGCTTCGCATCCGGTCATCGGATCTCGACGGTCGGCCAACAGTCAAGCGCACCGCATGATGACACGCGACTGATGGCTGTTCGCTGATGGCTCCCACTCTAAACGTGCCCGGGAAACTGCGCCTCGTAGGGAGGGAATCGGGAGGCCAGCTCGCCGGCTGCGCCCCTCACTTCTTTGAGCACGATATCGTCGTGACGTTCGCGAAGTGCTCTGGCGATGAGATCTGCGACGTGCTCGACCTCGGCCTCCTTCATGCCTTGTGTCGTCACCGCCGGGGTCCCGATGCGGATCCCACTGGTGATGAACGGCGAACGCGGATCGAACGGGATCGCATTGCGGTTCAGCGTGATCCCCAGGTCGTCGAGCAGCGTT
It contains:
- the atpH gene encoding ATP synthase F1 subunit delta: MDERIVGYADAIFAIASAEGQLTTVEDELFTVARAIEGSAELADALADPRLPTERKEAILADLLERKATNLTAAFVRFVAGLGRARDLPAVADAFVARAAAERKKAIAEVRAAVPLDAETLAKLEEALGKATGKNIEVKLVVDPSVLGGIVARIGDTVIDGSIRHRLESLRQTLQSR
- the atpF gene encoding F0F1 ATP synthase subunit B, with product MFAAAPLLVLAAEERSGLFLILPEIHELIWGIVSFAVLVFMLWKFAGPALNRTLEARQQAVVGGMREAEEAKLEAQGLLDDYREQLANAKEESNRIIEEARQTAEAMRSELLAKAQAEAEETVAKARSEVAAERERALAEVRQEVANLSIDLAERVVQGSLDREAQEVLIGRYLEELERMG
- the atpE gene encoding ATP synthase F0 subunit C, giving the protein MERRTTLEQQAAALLGAGLAYGLAAIGPGIGIGIVVGNAVQAMVRQPEMAGQVRTTMFLGIAFTEALALFGLLLFFILFGQV
- the atpB gene encoding F0F1 ATP synthase subunit A gives rise to the protein MIPVVLAQIVEVPTDINELFDWPAVLPWGINRVVLLMFLATLATFLFLYIPFRKPRIVPTKFQVVVESMVDFVRKDIGRDVIGPESVKYEWLLIPMFFWLLFLNLLEVTPLINFPVTSRMAIPAFLAIFVWFVFVFVGLKKHGIMYIVHTLIPPGVPKPLLLLIIPIELISTFFIRPVSLAVRLFANMIAGHIMLAVFFVTTASYFVFGPKLIAWPIPFAFAIVITGFEVFVGILQAFIFTLLTAVYIESSIHVEH